Proteins found in one Chaetodon auriga isolate fChaAug3 chromosome 12, fChaAug3.hap1, whole genome shotgun sequence genomic segment:
- the yeats2 gene encoding YEATS domain-containing protein 2 isoform X3: MSGIKRKIEGNDPDYEDISLVQNSKRNKAAEHNAREAAVQKIETIIREQFSLEMKNKEHEIDVISQRLNEARRMMDKLRACIVANYYANAGSTKLPEHASKSDPAVLNHPAIRKFLESPSRSSSPLNQGSETPSLAHSESESLSQQGEGAERDGEGAWREDGSRQERRPGRNMGKDTFGVPLSIGAEQRVTYHTTGNEASRLYAKKTIVVGNVSKYIPPDKREENDQSTHKWMVYVRGSRREPSIDHFVKKVWFFLHPSYKPNDLVEVSEPPFHLTRRGWGEFPVRIQIHFKDPRNKRIDIIHQLKLDRTYTGLQTLGAETVVDVELHRNSLGEDYIPQPSSSKVTHRAASPVMAASLTQSYGRSSSPISHDASVDKGFIKSETGRSAGGHSSGLTAGERTPTRPKVGDRITLGSHGNSAFQPITASCKIVPQGHPPSPTESPGKSFQPITMSCKIVSGSPISTPSHSPLPRTPTTSTPVHSKQSSSSVLNNPYIIVDKPGQVIGMASSSAASTGSPSAKQSAAQGTRSPAPKVHTGTFLSSGVKVIIKQEPGEVSTQQQQMVSTVTSQQQPAATPAHQFVAVKGGHMISMSAQKQAGGATGATTGKMLGIPVSSTLQSAVKQVAISSGQILVAKGNPSVSKVMGGKQVLAQGVAKAIVSGASGISGQQAAAKAAGGSSGKSGVMATLQLPANNLANLANLPPGTKLYLTTNSKNPSGKGKLLLIPQGAILRASSASQQSQSSSSAGAGGSQTSSSSSSSSSSSLPSNLSYTSYILKQTPQGTFLVGQPAQGSGKQGGSSSAGHAASSPAAVSQQAIRVTAGQKAAILAQVVGGSQGAQVKLSDGSVKTVTAAAAGHLSKPGTTTLRMTGGVITAASSTPSSASAAAASQQQPGDAGKSASQHHSLLVAANQAAVISAAKSASAAAGGSLSKTAVATLVKGAGSSATMTKSAASSTGAVVTVAKGVTNMPVISMSKGAGVGAVVGVSKSSGTSLVTAASLVSGVAAGGGKTGATLSGMLKIHSGGSSSQQTVLTIPANQLKQLGVGTGSGGLQTILMPVGKVKTEPGAGTAGPSPPVTTPAPTSAHVASAATTVKQEQGADNSAHDLINTEHIETMMQLLTAVVKKFPLIVPDKTEDSHPFCASSTEQYYSWNIGKRRASELQRAVAVKRLVQDVLDRSPRLQALTPPKTREVVQWCRQRGYTPPDLEPQRKNDDESIEDILTQIDNEPECPTTLSSCEELVLRLEQMQALLKTEPEEADDEIVDIVTVTPPCQKLKVKEEEQEADAEPKFFLGPCVSAQFISETAQQIGVTFQPVEVEKNVFAPGVEAMILKATEQFASDILREALAGAYAKSPQNRAPKEITAMNIHQAVSSIPTCDFLTNTHMGYLSKDN; encoded by the exons ATGTCGGGAATCAAAAGGAAAATAGAAGGGAATGATCCCGATTATGAGGACATTTCGCTGGTCCAAAATAGCAAGAGAAACAAAGCTGCTGAACATAATG CCCGAGAAGCAGCAGTACAGAAGATTGAAACCATCATCAGAGAGCAGTTTTCGTTGGAGATGAAGAACAAAGAGCATGAGATAGATGTGATAAGTCAG CGACTCAATGAAGCCAGGAGGATGATGGACAAGCTAAGGGCGTGCATAGTGGCCAATTACTATGCCAATGCTGGAAGCACAAAGCTGCCAGAG CATGCTTCCAAGAGTGACCCTGCTGTGCTGAACCATCCAGCCATCCGCAAGTTCCTGGAGTCCCCTTCCCGTTCCTCTTCCCCGCTCAACCAGGGCTCTGAGACTCCTTCTCTGGCCCACTCAGAGTCAGAGTCCCTCTCGCAGCAAGGAGAGGGAgctgagagggatggagagggagcGTGGAGAGAGGACGGCAGCAGGCAGGAACGCAGACCTGGACGCAACATGGGCAAA GATACGTTTGGCGTTCCATTGTCCattggagcagagcagagggtgaCATACCACACTACTGGAAACGAGGCATCTCGGCTCTATGCAAAGAAGACAATCGTAGTGGGAAATGTGTCCAA GTACATTCCCCCAGACAAGCGGGAAGAAAATGACCAGTCGACCCATAAGTGGATGGTGTACGTCAGGGGCTCCAGGAGGGAGCCCAGCATTGACCACTTTGTGAAGAAAGTCTGGTTCTTCTTGCATCCCAGCTACAAACCCAACGACCTAGTGGAAGTCAG TGAGCCTCCCTTTCATTTAACACGTCGTGGTTGGGGTGAGTTTCCTGTGAGGATCCAGATCCACTTCAAAGACCCTCGCAACAAGCGTATTGACATCATCCACCAACTAAAG CTGGACAGAACGTACACTGGGCTGCAGACACTTGGGGCAGAAACT GTGGTTGATGTGGAGCTCCATAGGAACTCTCTCGGGGAGGACTACATCCCTCAGCCCTCTTCCTCCAAGGtgactcacagagctgccagccCCGTGATGGCTGCCTCTCTCACCCAAAGTTATGGACGCTCCAGTTCTCCCATCTCACATGATGCCAGCGTAGACAAAg GTTTCATAAAATCAGAGACGGGGAGGTCTGCAGGTGGCCATAGCTCCGGCCTCACCGCTGGTGAACGCACCCCAACCCGACCCAAAGTCGGCGACAGGATCACTCTGGGCTCCCACGGCAACTCGGCCTTCCAGCCCATCACAGCAAGCTGTAAGATCGTCCCACAGGGACATCCGCCCAGCCCCACTGAGTCTCCCGGGAAATCATTCCAGCCAATCACCATGAGCTGTAAAATAGTTTCAG GTTCTCCCATCTCCACCCCGAGCCACTCTCCACTGCCTCGCAcacccaccacctccacccctgtCCACAGCAAGCAGAGCTCTTCGTCAGTGCTCAACAACCCCTACATCATTGTTGACAAGCCAGGCCAGGTGATCGGCATGGCTTCCTCATCTGCCGCCTCCACAG GAAGCCCCTCTGCCAAACAGTCTGCTGCCCAAGGCACTCGCTCTCCAGCGCCCAAAGTTCACACTGGTACCTTCCTCTCCTCAGGGGTGAAG GTTATTATCAAGCAGGAGCCGGGGGAAGtttcaacacagcagcagcagatggtttCCACAGTAACCAGCCAGCAGCAACCTGCTGCTACACCAGCACACCAGTTTGTCGCAGTGAAGGGAGGTCACATGATCTCCATGTCGGCCCAGAAACAGGCAGGAGGGGCCACAGGGGCCACAACTGGCAAG ATGTTAGGCATTCCTGTTAGCTCCACGCTTCAGTCTGCGGTCAAACAGGTGGCTATCAGCAGTGGACAGATTCTGGTTGCCAAGGGCAACCCGTCAGTCTCCAAGGTGATGGGCGGGAAGCAGGTTTTGGCTCAGGGAGTTGCTAAAGCCATCGTCAGTGGAGCCAGCGGCATCTCCGGTCAGCAGGCTGCTGCCAAGGCGGCCGGAGGTTCAAGTGGAAAGAGCGGAG TGATGGCTACTCTTCAGCTTCCAGCCAACAACCTGGCCAATCTGGCCAATTTGCCTCCAGGCACCAAGCTCTACCTGACCACCAACAGTAAGAACCCCTCAGGGAAGGGCAAGCTGCTTCTCATCCCACAGGGAGCAATCCTCCGAGCCTCCAGTGCAA GTCAGCAGTCCCAGAGCAGCTCGTCGGCAGGCGCTGGGGGCTctcagacctcctcctcctcctcctcttcctcttccagcaGTCTGCCTTCGAACCTCTCCTACACATCTTATATCCTTAAACAGACCCCACAG GGCACGTTTCTGGTTGGCCAGCCAGCACAAGGTTCGGGAAAGCAGGGGGGTTCCAGTTCAGCAGGTCATGCAGCAtcatctccagcagctgtttcccAGCAGGCCATCCGGGTGACAGCTGGACAGAAGGCGGCCATCTTGGCTCAG gtggTGGGCGGCTCCCAGGGTGCACAGGTGAAGCTGTCTGACGGCTCTGTCAAGACAGTAACAGCGGCGGCAGCAGGCCACTTGTCCAAGCCGGGGACGACCACATTGAGGATGACAGGTGGAGTCATCACTGCCGCTAGCTCCACCCCCAGCTCTGCCAGCGCTGCTGCAGCCAGCCAACAACAG CCTGGCGATGCTGGGAAGTCTGCCTCTCAGCACCACTCGCTCCTGGTGGCAGCCAACCAAGCAGCAGTAATCAGTGCCGCTAAGAGCGCCAGCGCTGCGGCTGGCGGCAGCCTGTCAAAGACGGCCGTGGCCACCTTGGTTAAGGGAGCTGGCAGCTCTGCCACAATGACAAAGAGCGCTGCGAGTTCAACCGGAGCCGTGGTAACAGTTGCCAAAGGCGTCACCAACATGCCCGTCATCAGCATGTCTAAGGGTGCAGGGGTGGGCGCTGTGGTCGGTGTGTCCAAAAGCAGTGGCACGTCATTGGTCACCGCAGCCTCATTAGTCAGTGGagtggcagcaggaggagggaagacgGGGGCTACTCTCTCAG GTATGCTGAAGATCCACTCTGGAGGTTCCAGCTCCCAGCAGACAGTCTTAACTATCCCTGCCAACCAGCTGAAGCAGCTGGGGGTTGGCACTGGATCCGGAGGGCTGCAGACCATCCTCATGCCTGTTGGGAAGG TGAAGACAGAGCCAGGCGCTGGCACAGCTGGTCCATCCCCCCCGGTGACCACTCCTGCCCCCACCTCTGCCCACGTTGCCTCAGCAGCCACCACAGTCAAGCAGGAGCAAGGGGCAGATAACTCTGCACACGACCTCATCAA CACTGAGCACATAGAGACCAtgatgcagctgctgacagccGTGGTGAAGAAATTCCCTCTGATTGTGCCAGATAAGA CTGAAGACTCCCATCCGTTCTGTGCCTCTTCAACCGAGCAGTATTATTCCTGGAATATTGGCAAGCGCAGAGCATCAGAG CTTCAGCGAGCAGTGGCAGTAAAGCGGCTCGTCCAGGATGTGTTGGACCGCTCGCCCCGCCTGCAGGCCCTCACCCCCCCAAAGACCAGAGAGGTGGTGCAGTGGTGCCGGCAGAGGGGCTACACGCCACCTGATCTGGAGCCCCAACGCAAGAATGACGACGAGTCCATCGAGGACATCCTCACGCAGATCGACAACGAGCCCG AGTGCCCTACGACCCTGAGTAGCTGCGAGGAGCTGGTGCTCCGGCTGGAGCAGATGCAAGCCCTGCTGAAGACCGAGCCAGAGGAGGCAGATGATGAAATAGTGGACATTGTCACGGTGACTCCTCCCTGCCAGAAACTAAAGGTCAAAGAGGAGGAGCAAGAGGCTGACGCGGAGCCCAAGTTCTTCCTGGGCCCCTGCGTGTCCGCTCAGTTTATCAGCGAAACAGCtcagcag aTCGGGGTAACCTTCCAGCCAGTCGAGGTGGAGAAGAATGTGTTCGCTCCGGGAGTGGAAGCCATGATTCTGAAG GCTACCGAACAGTTTGCCAGTGACATCCTGAGAGAAGCTCTGGCTGGGGCCTACGCCAAATCCCCTCAGAACAG GGCTCCAAAAGAGATCACAGCCATGAACATCCACCAGGCGGTCAGTAGCATCCCCACCTGTGACTtcctcaccaacacacacatgggTTACCTGTCTAAGGACAACTGA
- the yeats2 gene encoding YEATS domain-containing protein 2 isoform X2 produces the protein MSGIKRKIEGNDPDYEDISLVQNSKRNKAAEHNAREAAVQKIETIIREQFSLEMKNKEHEIDVISQRLNEARRMMDKLRACIVANYYANAGSTKLPEHASKSDPAVLNHPAIRKFLESPSRSSSPLNQGSETPSLAHSESESLSQQGEGAERDGEGAWREDGSRQERRPGRNMGKDTFGVPLSIGAEQRVTYHTTGNEASRLYAKKTIVVGNVSKYIPPDKREENDQSTHKWMVYVRGSRREPSIDHFVKKVWFFLHPSYKPNDLVEVSEPPFHLTRRGWGEFPVRIQIHFKDPRNKRIDIIHQLKLDRTYTGLQTLGAETVVDVELHRNSLGEDYIPQPSSSKVTHRAASPVMAASLTQSYGRSSSPISHDASVDKGFIKSETGRSAGGHSSGLTAGERTPTRPKVGDRITLGSHGNSAFQPITASCKIVPQGHPPSPTESPGKSFQPITMSCKIVSGSPISTPSHSPLPRTPTTSTPVHSKQSSSSVLNNPYIIVDKPGQVIGMASSSAASTGSPSAKQSAAQGTRSPAPKVHTGTFLSSGVKVIIKQEPGEVSTQQQQMVSTVTSQQQPAATPAHQFVAVKGGHMISMSAQKQAGGATGATTGKMLGIPVSSTLQSAVKQVAISSGQILVAKGNPSVSKVMGGKQVLAQGVAKAIVSGASGISGQQAAAKAAGGSSGKSGVMATLQLPANNLANLANLPPGTKLYLTTNSKNPSGKGKLLLIPQGAILRASSASQQSQSSSSAGAGGSQTSSSSSSSSSSSLPSNLSYTSYILKQTPQGTFLVGQPAQGSGKQGGSSSAGHAASSPAAVSQQAIRVTAGQKAAILAQVVGGSQGAQVKLSDGSVKTVTAAAAGHLSKPGTTTLRMTGGVITAASSTPSSASAAAASQQQPGDAGKSASQHHSLLVAANQAAVISAAKSASAAAGGSLSKTAVATLVKGAGSSATMTKSAASSTGAVVTVAKGVTNMPVISMSKGAGVGAVVGVSKSSGTSLVTAASLVSGVAAGGGKTGATLSGMLKIHSGGSSSQQTVLTIPANQLKQLGVGTGSGGLQTILMPVGKVSKGPVSSTPYSSSSSTTPGAAGAGASPSPASQSSPSLVLPLAQVKTEPGAGTAGPSPPVTTPAPTSAHVASAATTVKQEQGADNSAHDLINTEHIETMMQLLTAVVKKFPLIVPDKTEDSHPFCASSTEQYYSWNIGKRRASELQRAVAVKRLVQDVLDRSPRLQALTPPKTREVVQWCRQRGYTPPDLEPQRKNDDESIEDILTQIDNEPECPTTLSSCEELVLRLEQMQALLKTEPEEADDEIVDIVTVTPPCQKLKVKEEEQEADAEPKFFLGPCVSAQFISETAQQIGVTFQPVEVEKNVFAPGVEAMILKATEQFASDILREALAGAYAKSPQNRAPKEITAMNIHQAVSSIPTCDFLTNTHMGYLSKDN, from the exons ATGTCGGGAATCAAAAGGAAAATAGAAGGGAATGATCCCGATTATGAGGACATTTCGCTGGTCCAAAATAGCAAGAGAAACAAAGCTGCTGAACATAATG CCCGAGAAGCAGCAGTACAGAAGATTGAAACCATCATCAGAGAGCAGTTTTCGTTGGAGATGAAGAACAAAGAGCATGAGATAGATGTGATAAGTCAG CGACTCAATGAAGCCAGGAGGATGATGGACAAGCTAAGGGCGTGCATAGTGGCCAATTACTATGCCAATGCTGGAAGCACAAAGCTGCCAGAG CATGCTTCCAAGAGTGACCCTGCTGTGCTGAACCATCCAGCCATCCGCAAGTTCCTGGAGTCCCCTTCCCGTTCCTCTTCCCCGCTCAACCAGGGCTCTGAGACTCCTTCTCTGGCCCACTCAGAGTCAGAGTCCCTCTCGCAGCAAGGAGAGGGAgctgagagggatggagagggagcGTGGAGAGAGGACGGCAGCAGGCAGGAACGCAGACCTGGACGCAACATGGGCAAA GATACGTTTGGCGTTCCATTGTCCattggagcagagcagagggtgaCATACCACACTACTGGAAACGAGGCATCTCGGCTCTATGCAAAGAAGACAATCGTAGTGGGAAATGTGTCCAA GTACATTCCCCCAGACAAGCGGGAAGAAAATGACCAGTCGACCCATAAGTGGATGGTGTACGTCAGGGGCTCCAGGAGGGAGCCCAGCATTGACCACTTTGTGAAGAAAGTCTGGTTCTTCTTGCATCCCAGCTACAAACCCAACGACCTAGTGGAAGTCAG TGAGCCTCCCTTTCATTTAACACGTCGTGGTTGGGGTGAGTTTCCTGTGAGGATCCAGATCCACTTCAAAGACCCTCGCAACAAGCGTATTGACATCATCCACCAACTAAAG CTGGACAGAACGTACACTGGGCTGCAGACACTTGGGGCAGAAACT GTGGTTGATGTGGAGCTCCATAGGAACTCTCTCGGGGAGGACTACATCCCTCAGCCCTCTTCCTCCAAGGtgactcacagagctgccagccCCGTGATGGCTGCCTCTCTCACCCAAAGTTATGGACGCTCCAGTTCTCCCATCTCACATGATGCCAGCGTAGACAAAg GTTTCATAAAATCAGAGACGGGGAGGTCTGCAGGTGGCCATAGCTCCGGCCTCACCGCTGGTGAACGCACCCCAACCCGACCCAAAGTCGGCGACAGGATCACTCTGGGCTCCCACGGCAACTCGGCCTTCCAGCCCATCACAGCAAGCTGTAAGATCGTCCCACAGGGACATCCGCCCAGCCCCACTGAGTCTCCCGGGAAATCATTCCAGCCAATCACCATGAGCTGTAAAATAGTTTCAG GTTCTCCCATCTCCACCCCGAGCCACTCTCCACTGCCTCGCAcacccaccacctccacccctgtCCACAGCAAGCAGAGCTCTTCGTCAGTGCTCAACAACCCCTACATCATTGTTGACAAGCCAGGCCAGGTGATCGGCATGGCTTCCTCATCTGCCGCCTCCACAG GAAGCCCCTCTGCCAAACAGTCTGCTGCCCAAGGCACTCGCTCTCCAGCGCCCAAAGTTCACACTGGTACCTTCCTCTCCTCAGGGGTGAAG GTTATTATCAAGCAGGAGCCGGGGGAAGtttcaacacagcagcagcagatggtttCCACAGTAACCAGCCAGCAGCAACCTGCTGCTACACCAGCACACCAGTTTGTCGCAGTGAAGGGAGGTCACATGATCTCCATGTCGGCCCAGAAACAGGCAGGAGGGGCCACAGGGGCCACAACTGGCAAG ATGTTAGGCATTCCTGTTAGCTCCACGCTTCAGTCTGCGGTCAAACAGGTGGCTATCAGCAGTGGACAGATTCTGGTTGCCAAGGGCAACCCGTCAGTCTCCAAGGTGATGGGCGGGAAGCAGGTTTTGGCTCAGGGAGTTGCTAAAGCCATCGTCAGTGGAGCCAGCGGCATCTCCGGTCAGCAGGCTGCTGCCAAGGCGGCCGGAGGTTCAAGTGGAAAGAGCGGAG TGATGGCTACTCTTCAGCTTCCAGCCAACAACCTGGCCAATCTGGCCAATTTGCCTCCAGGCACCAAGCTCTACCTGACCACCAACAGTAAGAACCCCTCAGGGAAGGGCAAGCTGCTTCTCATCCCACAGGGAGCAATCCTCCGAGCCTCCAGTGCAA GTCAGCAGTCCCAGAGCAGCTCGTCGGCAGGCGCTGGGGGCTctcagacctcctcctcctcctcctcttcctcttccagcaGTCTGCCTTCGAACCTCTCCTACACATCTTATATCCTTAAACAGACCCCACAG GGCACGTTTCTGGTTGGCCAGCCAGCACAAGGTTCGGGAAAGCAGGGGGGTTCCAGTTCAGCAGGTCATGCAGCAtcatctccagcagctgtttcccAGCAGGCCATCCGGGTGACAGCTGGACAGAAGGCGGCCATCTTGGCTCAG gtggTGGGCGGCTCCCAGGGTGCACAGGTGAAGCTGTCTGACGGCTCTGTCAAGACAGTAACAGCGGCGGCAGCAGGCCACTTGTCCAAGCCGGGGACGACCACATTGAGGATGACAGGTGGAGTCATCACTGCCGCTAGCTCCACCCCCAGCTCTGCCAGCGCTGCTGCAGCCAGCCAACAACAG CCTGGCGATGCTGGGAAGTCTGCCTCTCAGCACCACTCGCTCCTGGTGGCAGCCAACCAAGCAGCAGTAATCAGTGCCGCTAAGAGCGCCAGCGCTGCGGCTGGCGGCAGCCTGTCAAAGACGGCCGTGGCCACCTTGGTTAAGGGAGCTGGCAGCTCTGCCACAATGACAAAGAGCGCTGCGAGTTCAACCGGAGCCGTGGTAACAGTTGCCAAAGGCGTCACCAACATGCCCGTCATCAGCATGTCTAAGGGTGCAGGGGTGGGCGCTGTGGTCGGTGTGTCCAAAAGCAGTGGCACGTCATTGGTCACCGCAGCCTCATTAGTCAGTGGagtggcagcaggaggagggaagacgGGGGCTACTCTCTCAG GTATGCTGAAGATCCACTCTGGAGGTTCCAGCTCCCAGCAGACAGTCTTAACTATCCCTGCCAACCAGCTGAAGCAGCTGGGGGTTGGCACTGGATCCGGAGGGCTGCAGACCATCCTCATGCCTGTTGGGAAGG TGTCTAAAGGCCCAGTCTCCAGTACTccttactcctcctcctcctccaccacccctggagcagctggagctggagcctCCCCAAGTCCTGCCAGCCAGTCGTCCCCCTCCCTTGTCCTGCCTCTGGCACAAG TGAAGACAGAGCCAGGCGCTGGCACAGCTGGTCCATCCCCCCCGGTGACCACTCCTGCCCCCACCTCTGCCCACGTTGCCTCAGCAGCCACCACAGTCAAGCAGGAGCAAGGGGCAGATAACTCTGCACACGACCTCATCAA CACTGAGCACATAGAGACCAtgatgcagctgctgacagccGTGGTGAAGAAATTCCCTCTGATTGTGCCAGATAAGA CTGAAGACTCCCATCCGTTCTGTGCCTCTTCAACCGAGCAGTATTATTCCTGGAATATTGGCAAGCGCAGAGCATCAGAG CTTCAGCGAGCAGTGGCAGTAAAGCGGCTCGTCCAGGATGTGTTGGACCGCTCGCCCCGCCTGCAGGCCCTCACCCCCCCAAAGACCAGAGAGGTGGTGCAGTGGTGCCGGCAGAGGGGCTACACGCCACCTGATCTGGAGCCCCAACGCAAGAATGACGACGAGTCCATCGAGGACATCCTCACGCAGATCGACAACGAGCCCG AGTGCCCTACGACCCTGAGTAGCTGCGAGGAGCTGGTGCTCCGGCTGGAGCAGATGCAAGCCCTGCTGAAGACCGAGCCAGAGGAGGCAGATGATGAAATAGTGGACATTGTCACGGTGACTCCTCCCTGCCAGAAACTAAAGGTCAAAGAGGAGGAGCAAGAGGCTGACGCGGAGCCCAAGTTCTTCCTGGGCCCCTGCGTGTCCGCTCAGTTTATCAGCGAAACAGCtcagcag aTCGGGGTAACCTTCCAGCCAGTCGAGGTGGAGAAGAATGTGTTCGCTCCGGGAGTGGAAGCCATGATTCTGAAG GCTACCGAACAGTTTGCCAGTGACATCCTGAGAGAAGCTCTGGCTGGGGCCTACGCCAAATCCCCTCAGAACAG GGCTCCAAAAGAGATCACAGCCATGAACATCCACCAGGCGGTCAGTAGCATCCCCACCTGTGACTtcctcaccaacacacacatgggTTACCTGTCTAAGGACAACTGA